In one window of Streptomyces sp. NBC_01224 DNA:
- a CDS encoding helix-turn-helix domain-containing protein, translating to MPDDEGAPEGVLLSGEEHAAVRVKLEREKRGWSTTTLSDRMNDVGFDMNPSAVWRIENRKRRINLDEAIGFAEIFGVPLSNFVGPPSLATMGRAMELIDNVVAAYRASNRANHEARKARDQLDAYLAEHPDIRKEADVMVSNAIAAELMKSNEEYGPASDA from the coding sequence ATGCCGGATGACGAGGGAGCCCCCGAGGGGGTGCTCCTCAGCGGCGAGGAGCACGCCGCCGTGCGGGTCAAGCTGGAGCGCGAGAAGCGCGGCTGGAGCACCACCACGCTGTCCGACCGAATGAACGACGTCGGCTTCGACATGAACCCGTCTGCGGTCTGGCGCATCGAGAACCGCAAGCGTCGAATCAACCTCGACGAGGCCATCGGTTTCGCCGAGATCTTCGGCGTCCCGCTCAGCAACTTCGTCGGGCCGCCCAGCCTGGCGACCATGGGCCGGGCCATGGAGCTGATCGACAACGTCGTAGCCGCCTACAGAGCCTCCAACCGTGCCAACCACGAGGCACGGAAGGCCCGCGACCAGCTCGACGCCTATCTCGCCGAACACCCGGACATCCGTAAGGAGGCTGACGTGATGGTCTCCAACGCCATCGCCGCCGAACTGATGAAGAGCAACGAAGAGTACGGCCCCGCCTCCGACGCATAG
- a CDS encoding helix-turn-helix domain-containing protein — MTTTDTLLTVEQAAERLGTGVRFIRRLIQERRIRYVKLGKPVRIPESAIAAYIEERAVPTLGETRSRFGKAA, encoded by the coding sequence GTGACCACTACCGACACCCTCCTCACCGTGGAGCAGGCCGCCGAACGCCTCGGCACCGGCGTGCGCTTCATCCGGCGACTCATCCAGGAGCGCCGCATCCGCTACGTCAAACTCGGCAAGCCCGTACGGATACCCGAGAGCGCCATCGCCGCGTACATCGAGGAACGCGCCGTTCCGACTCTCGGCGAGACGCGTTCCCGCTTCGGGAAGGCCGCCTGA
- a CDS encoding IS5 family transposase (programmed frameshift), whose product MGRGDLSDEEWARLEPHLPRRVGRGGRWQCHRRVINGILFRQRTGLPWRDLPSRFGKWKTVHDRHRRWSADGTWERILRAVQADADTEGRIDWSMVSVDSTSCRAHQHAAGAHSRPPRVPGSRSTPRRHRADEALGRSRGGLTCKIHLAGEGGRRPLASVITPGQWGDAPQLIAVMEQIRVPRPAGGHPRTRPDHLGGDKTYSSRRNRRYLRRRQIKHTIPEPRDQRANRQRRGSQGGRPTRFDREIYRRRNEVERTINRLKSFRAVATRYDKRAYVFHGTVTIASIRLWLRA is encoded by the exons ATGGGGCGGGGTGATCTTTCGGATGAGGAATGGGCTCGGCTGGAACCTCACCTGCCCAGGCGTGTGGGCCGAGGTGGGCGGTGGCAGTGCCACCGCCGTGTGATCAACGGGATTCTGTTCCGGCAGCGGACGGGCCTGCCGTGGAGGGATCTGCCGTCCCGTTTTGGGAAGTGGAAGACGGTGCATGACCGTCATCGCAGGTGGTCAGCGGACGGCACGTGGGAGAGGATCCTGCGAGCCGTCCAGGCCGACGCCGATACCGAGGGCCGGATCGACTGGAGCATGGTCAGCGTCGACTCGACCTCATGCCGAGCTCACCAGCACGCGGCAGGTGCGCACTCTCGTCCGCCAAGAGTTCCCGGCAGTCGTAGCACCCCCCGT CGACACCGGGCCGATGAGGCCCTGGGCCGTTCGAGGGGCGGGCTGACCTGCAAAATCCATCTGGCGGGCGAGGGTGGACGTCGCCCTCTCGCATCCGTCATCACTCCTGGCCAGTGGGGCGATGCCCCGCAGTTGATCGCCGTGATGGAACAGATCCGGGTCCCCAGGCCGGCTGGCGGACACCCACGTACTCGGCCCGACCACCTTGGCGGCGACAAAACCTATTCGTCGCGTCGAAACCGCCGCTACCTGCGGCGGCGTCAGATCAAGCACACCATCCCGGAGCCCAGAGACCAGCGTGCCAACCGCCAAAGGCGAGGCAGTCAAGGCGGCCGGCCGACCAGGTTCGACAGGGAGATCTACCGGCGCCGCAATGAAGTGGAGCGGACGATCAACCGGCTGAAGTCCTTCCGTGCGGTCGCGACTCGCTATGACAAAAGGGCTTACGTCTTTCACGGGACGGTCACCATCGCTTCGATCCGGCTCTGGCTTCGTGCGTGA
- the dcd gene encoding dCTP deaminase, giving the protein MLLSDKDIRAEIDAGRVRIDPFDASMVQPSSIDVRLDRYFRVFENHRYPHIDPAVEQADLTRMVEPDGDEAFILHPGEFVLASTYEVISLPDDLASRLEGKSSLGRLGLVTHSTAGFIDPGFSGHVTLELSNLATLPIKLWPGMKIGQLCMFRLSSPSEFPYGSERYGSRYQGQRGPTASRSFMNFHRTQV; this is encoded by the coding sequence GTGCTTCTCTCAGATAAGGACATCCGGGCCGAGATCGACGCCGGACGTGTACGCATTGATCCGTTCGACGCGTCGATGGTGCAGCCCTCGAGCATCGATGTGCGGCTCGACCGCTACTTCCGGGTGTTCGAGAACCACCGCTATCCACATATTGATCCAGCCGTTGAGCAGGCCGATCTGACGCGCATGGTCGAGCCGGACGGGGACGAGGCGTTCATCCTGCACCCCGGTGAGTTCGTGCTCGCTTCGACATACGAGGTCATCTCGCTGCCCGACGATCTTGCGTCGCGGCTGGAGGGCAAGAGTTCGCTGGGGCGGCTCGGTCTTGTGACGCATTCGACCGCCGGATTCATCGACCCCGGTTTCTCCGGGCACGTGACCCTGGAACTGTCGAATCTCGCCACGTTGCCGATCAAGCTGTGGCCGGGGATGAAGATCGGGCAGCTCTGCATGTTCCGGCTGAGTTCGCCTTCGGAGTTCCCGTACGGCTCCGAGCGGTACGGATCGCGGTACCAGGGCCAGCGCGGGCCGACCGCGTCGCGGTCGTTCATGAATTTCCACCGGACCCAGGTGTGA
- a CDS encoding phosphoribosyltransferase — MNGDVRENLTYEGFGHAVRELAQTVADDGFEPDVVLSIARGGVFVAGGLAYALDCKNIHLVNVEFYTGVGTTLEMPVMLAPVPNVIDFSDKKVLIADDVADTGKTLKLVRDFCIDHVAEVRSAVIYEKPHSLVKCEYVWKKTDRWINFPWSVDKPVVPRSGQVLDA, encoded by the coding sequence ATGAACGGTGATGTGCGGGAGAACCTGACGTACGAGGGGTTCGGTCATGCGGTGCGTGAGCTGGCGCAGACCGTGGCCGACGACGGATTCGAGCCCGATGTCGTGCTGAGCATCGCGCGGGGCGGGGTATTCGTCGCGGGCGGGCTCGCTTATGCCCTGGACTGCAAGAACATTCATCTGGTGAATGTGGAGTTCTATACCGGGGTGGGTACGACCCTGGAAATGCCGGTCATGCTCGCGCCCGTTCCGAATGTGATCGACTTCTCGGACAAGAAGGTTCTGATCGCCGACGACGTCGCCGATACCGGGAAGACGCTGAAGCTGGTGCGCGATTTCTGTATCGATCACGTTGCCGAGGTGCGCAGCGCGGTCATCTACGAGAAGCCGCATTCGCTCGTGAAGTGCGAGTACGTGTGGAAGAAGACCGATCGCTGGATCAACTTCCCGTGGAGCGTGGACAAGCCCGTCGTGCCGCGTAGCGGGCAGGTTCTCGACGCGTAG
- a CDS encoding Yip1 family protein, whose protein sequence is MAGFRIGRGRDNRTPQQAQQQPRQQPYGTQAPPPYARQPWPPTGGNGAPPPYNNGGHGGNNGPGEHNGGYGNGYNSGGHGEPEYFGDPYQQPHHPHGSPQHGDPYANSPGHTQAFSIGEDPYGDGNTYRAGQAPAQPAGPRLPWKDLITGIVLRPGPTFWQMRDYPVWGPALIVTFLYGLLALFGFDQARDDAIHATISTAVPYVVITGIGFVIGGLVLGAVTHTLARQLGGDGSWQPTVGLSMLIMSITDAPRLIFALFLGGENSLVQVLGWITWLASAALFTSMVSKSHDLPWPKALGASAIQLIALLSIIKLGTI, encoded by the coding sequence GTGGCTGGATTCAGGATCGGACGCGGCCGGGACAACCGCACCCCGCAGCAAGCGCAACAGCAACCGCGGCAGCAGCCGTACGGCACACAGGCACCACCGCCGTACGCCCGGCAGCCATGGCCGCCGACGGGAGGCAACGGCGCCCCGCCCCCGTACAACAACGGCGGGCACGGTGGAAACAACGGGCCCGGCGAGCACAACGGCGGCTACGGCAACGGCTACAACAGTGGCGGCCACGGCGAGCCGGAGTATTTCGGCGACCCGTACCAGCAGCCCCACCACCCCCACGGGTCCCCCCAGCACGGCGACCCGTACGCCAACTCCCCCGGTCACACCCAGGCGTTCAGCATCGGCGAGGACCCCTACGGCGACGGCAACACCTACCGCGCCGGCCAGGCCCCCGCCCAGCCCGCGGGCCCGCGGCTGCCGTGGAAGGACCTGATCACCGGCATCGTGCTGCGCCCGGGACCGACGTTCTGGCAGATGCGCGACTACCCGGTCTGGGGCCCGGCGCTCATCGTCACGTTCCTGTACGGCCTGCTCGCCCTCTTCGGCTTCGACCAGGCCCGGGACGACGCGATCCACGCGACGATCTCCACAGCGGTGCCCTACGTCGTCATCACGGGCATCGGCTTCGTCATCGGCGGCCTGGTCCTGGGCGCGGTCACGCATACGCTCGCCCGCCAGCTCGGCGGCGACGGCTCCTGGCAGCCGACCGTGGGCCTCTCCATGCTGATCATGTCGATCACGGACGCCCCCCGCCTGATATTCGCGCTCTTCCTCGGCGGCGAGAACTCCCTGGTCCAGGTCCTCGGCTGGATCACCTGGCTGGCCTCGGCCGCGCTCTTCACCTCGATGGTGAGCAAGTCGCACGACCTGCCGTGGCCGAAGGCGCTGGGCGCATCCGCGATCCAGCTGATCGCGCTGCTGTCGATCATCAAGCTGGGCACGATCTGA
- a CDS encoding (Fe-S)-binding protein has protein sequence MQLAAIIVSLVLTVVGVALIARAVAQIYRFVKLGQPVPAGSRTDNPKQRTITLVKEFLGHTRMNRWGIVGFAHWFVAIGFLTLPPTLLQAYGQLFKADWVLPIIGNWLPFEMYTEFIGLMTTVGILVLIAIRLLNLPSRAGRKSRFTGSKAWQAYFVEYVILGIGLAILTLRGLEGAIHHVEGYDAAYFISYPLVLAFKGLALGTLQNLIYFTAMMKIGISLIWMITVSLNTNMGVAWHRFLAFPNIWFKRNADGAVALGALQPMTSGGKEIDFEDPGEDDVFGVSQVEQFSWKGILDFSTCTECGRCQSQCPAWNTGKPLSPKLLIMSLRDHAHAKAPYLLAGGGKDMEGNEKASEEQLKDVPAAALAEAERPLIGTAEENGVIDPDVLWSCTTCGACVEQCPVDIEHIDHIVDMRRYQVMIESAFPSEAGTMLKNLEKKGNPWGLAKKQRVEWTKEVDFEVPIVGKDVEDLSEVDYLYWVGCAGALEDRAKKTTKAFAELLHIAGVKFAIMGGDEKCTGDSARRLGNEPLFQQLGQENVAMLNMAFGESLDEDGGVETTKKPKSSKKIVATCPHCFNTIANEYPQLGGEYEVIHHTQLLQHLIDEGKLIPVTPVEGLITYHDPCYLGRHNKIYTPPREIIAKVPGLRNEEMHRHKERGFCCGAGGARMWMEERIGKRINNERVDEALSLNPDIVSTACPFCLVMLTDSVNGKKNDGKAKESVQVVDVSQLLLDSVKTPADPAGEAEPADAPEPEPVK, from the coding sequence ATGCAACTCGCCGCGATCATCGTGTCGCTGGTGCTGACTGTGGTCGGCGTTGCGCTCATCGCCCGAGCCGTCGCGCAGATCTACCGGTTCGTCAAGCTCGGACAGCCGGTCCCGGCAGGCAGCCGCACCGACAACCCGAAACAGCGCACGATCACCCTGGTCAAGGAATTCCTCGGCCATACCCGGATGAACCGGTGGGGGATCGTCGGCTTCGCGCACTGGTTCGTCGCCATCGGCTTCCTGACGCTGCCGCCGACGCTGCTCCAGGCATACGGGCAGCTCTTCAAGGCCGACTGGGTCCTGCCGATCATCGGCAACTGGCTGCCGTTCGAGATGTACACCGAGTTCATCGGTCTGATGACGACGGTCGGCATCCTCGTGCTGATCGCCATCCGGCTGCTGAACCTGCCGTCCCGGGCCGGCCGCAAGTCCCGTTTCACTGGCTCCAAGGCCTGGCAGGCGTACTTCGTCGAGTACGTCATCCTCGGCATCGGTCTGGCGATCCTGACCCTGCGCGGTCTTGAGGGCGCGATCCACCACGTCGAGGGCTACGACGCCGCGTACTTCATCTCATACCCCTTGGTCCTCGCGTTCAAGGGCCTCGCGCTCGGCACGCTGCAGAACCTCATCTACTTCACCGCGATGATGAAGATCGGCATCTCGCTGATCTGGATGATCACGGTCTCGCTCAACACGAACATGGGTGTCGCCTGGCACCGCTTCCTCGCCTTCCCGAACATCTGGTTCAAGCGGAACGCGGACGGAGCGGTCGCGCTCGGCGCGCTGCAGCCGATGACGTCGGGCGGCAAGGAGATCGACTTCGAGGACCCGGGCGAGGACGACGTCTTCGGTGTCTCCCAGGTCGAGCAGTTCTCCTGGAAGGGCATCCTCGACTTCTCCACGTGTACGGAGTGCGGTCGCTGCCAGTCGCAGTGCCCGGCCTGGAACACCGGCAAGCCGCTCTCCCCGAAGCTCCTGATCATGTCCCTGCGCGACCACGCGCACGCCAAGGCCCCGTATCTGCTGGCCGGTGGCGGCAAGGACATGGAGGGCAACGAGAAGGCGTCCGAGGAGCAGCTCAAGGACGTCCCGGCCGCGGCTCTCGCGGAGGCCGAGCGCCCGCTGATCGGAACGGCCGAGGAGAACGGCGTCATCGACCCGGACGTGCTCTGGTCCTGCACCACCTGCGGTGCGTGCGTGGAGCAGTGCCCGGTCGACATCGAGCACATCGACCACATCGTCGACATGCGCCGCTACCAGGTGATGATCGAGTCCGCGTTCCCGTCCGAGGCGGGCACGATGCTCAAGAACCTGGAGAAGAAGGGCAACCCCTGGGGGCTCGCCAAGAAGCAGCGCGTCGAGTGGACCAAGGAGGTCGACTTCGAGGTCCCGATCGTCGGCAAGGACGTCGAGGACCTGTCCGAGGTCGACTACCTGTACTGGGTCGGCTGCGCGGGCGCTCTCGAAGACCGGGCCAAGAAGACCACCAAGGCCTTCGCGGAGCTCCTCCACATCGCGGGCGTCAAGTTCGCGATCATGGGCGGCGACGAGAAGTGCACCGGTGACTCGGCCCGCCGCCTGGGCAACGAGCCGCTGTTCCAGCAGCTCGGCCAGGAGAACGTCGCGATGCTGAACATGGCGTTCGGCGAGTCCCTCGACGAGGACGGCGGGGTCGAGACGACGAAGAAGCCCAAGTCGTCCAAGAAGATCGTCGCGACCTGCCCGCACTGCTTCAACACCATCGCGAACGAGTACCCGCAGCTCGGCGGTGAGTACGAGGTCATCCACCACACCCAGCTGCTCCAGCACCTCATCGACGAGGGCAAGCTGATCCCGGTGACCCCGGTCGAGGGCCTGATCACGTACCACGACCCGTGCTACCTGGGCCGTCACAACAAGATCTACACCCCGCCGCGCGAGATCATCGCGAAGGTCCCGGGCCTCAGGAACGAGGAGATGCACCGCCACAAGGAGCGCGGCTTCTGCTGCGGTGCCGGTGGCGCCCGGATGTGGATGGAGGAGCGGATCGGCAAGCGCATCAACAACGAGCGCGTCGACGAAGCCCTCTCCCTCAACCCGGACATCGTCTCCACCGCCTGCCCGTTCTGCCTCGTCATGCTGACCGACTCGGTCAACGGCAAGAAGAACGACGGCAAGGCGAAGGAGTCGGTCCAGGTGGTCGACGTATCGCAGCTGCTGCTGGACTCCGTGAAGACCCCGGCCGACCCGGCCGGCGAGGCGGAGCCGGCGGACGCACCGGAGCCCGAGCCGGTGAAGTAG